In the Streptomyces sp. WMMC940 genome, GCCCGCGGCCGCCGCCTCCCAGGACCCGTCGCCCGTTCGGCCCGAACCGCCGTCGCCCACCGCGGGGGCGCCCGGTCAGCCCGGTTACGGCTTCCCGCCGCCGGGCGTCCAGGACCGGAACCCCGTCACCCCGCAAACCGGTTACGGCTTCCCCCAGCAGGCGCACCAGCAGCCCCGGCAGGGCGCACAGAACCCCAACCCGGCCGCGCCGCAGACCGGTTACGGCTTCCCCCAGCCTGCCAACGGTCCGCTGCCCCAGGCGCAGCAGTCCGGTGCTCCGCTTCCGCCTGCCGCTCCGGGCCCCGACGCCCGGCCCCCGCAGGCCGGTTACGGCTTCCCGCAGGGGGCCCGGCAGGCCGGAGTCCCCGCCCCTCTGCCGCACCAGGCGCCCCAGGGCGGGCAGCCGCCGCACCTCCCGGTGCCGGCCGCTCCCCCGCTGCCCGCGCAGCAGTCGCCGGAACAGCAGGGCCAGGGGCCCGGACAACCGCATCCCCACGGGCAGATACAGCAGCCCCCGGCGGGCCCGGTCGACCCGCGGACCGGTGCGGCCTGGCCCCAGCCCGTCGCGCACGACCAGCGCGAGCGTGCCGTTCCGGGTGCTCCGCTGGGATACACCGCGGCGGTGGAGCTCTCGTCCGACCGTCTGCTGCGGAACACCAAGCCCAAGGCCAAGTCGAGCCGCCACCCCTCGGCCTCGGCCCGGTTCAGGATCGGCGGCAAGAAGGAGGAGGCCGAGCGGCAGCGCAAGCTCGACCTGATCCGCACACCGGTGCTGTCCTGCTACCGGATCGCCGTCATCAGCCTCAAGGGTGGCGTCGGCAAGACGACGACCACCACCGCGCTCGGCTCCACCCTGGCCACCGAGCGGCAGGACAAGATCCTGGCGATCGACGCCAACCCCGACGCCGGCACGCTCGGGCGACGGGTGCGGCGCGAGACCGGCGCGACCATCCGCGACCTGGTCCAGGCGATCCCGTACCTCAACTCGTACATGGACATCCGCCGGTTCACCTCGCAGGCGCCCTCCGGCCTGGAGATCATCGCCAATGACGTGGACCCGGCGGTCTCGACCACGTTCAACGACGAGGACTACCGCCGCGCGATCGACGTGCTGGGCAAGCAGTACCCGATCATCCTCACCGACTCCGGGACCGGTCTCCTCTACAGCGCGATGCGGGGCGTGCTGGATCTCGCCGACCAGCTGATCATCATCTCCACCCCGTCCGTGGACGGCGCGAGCAGCGCGAGCACGACGCTCGACTGGCTCTCGGCCCACGGGTACGCGGAACTGGTGCAGCGCTCGATCACCGTCATCTCCGGAGTCCGCGAGACCGGGAAGATGATCAAGGTCGAGGACATCGTGCAGCACTTCGAGACCCGTTGCCGCGGTGTCGTGGTCGTGCCGTTCGACGAGCATCTCTCCGCGGGCGCGGAGGTCGACCTGGACATGATGCGCCCGAAGACGCGTGAGGCGTACTTCAACCTGTCCGCGATGGTCGCGGAGGACTTCGCCCGGGCCCAGCAGGCGCAGGGCCTGTGGACCTCCGCCGGCCAGGGCCACCAGCCGCCGCACATGGCACCGCCGATGCCCAACCAGCCGTACGGGGGCCCGCCGCAGCCGGGCCTTCCGTACGCGCCGGACCCCCAGCAGCCACAGCATGCCGGGCAGCCTCCGCAGCACCCCGGTCAGCCGCCCCAGCCGGGCGGTCCGCAGCATCCCGGCCGGCCTCCGCGGGGCGGTCACTCTCCGCAGTTCTCCGGACAGCCTCCGCAGGGCGGTCAGCCTCCGTTCGGGGGACAGGCTCCCCATGGCGGTCAGCCGCCGTACGGCGGGCCGATGCAGGGCGGGCAGCAGCCGTGGCAGCAGACGCCGCCGCCCCAGGCGCACCCCGTGCCGAACCCGGCCGGGCCGCCGCAGGCGCAGCCCGGAGCCTTCCCCGCGCAACCTCCCCAACCGGCCCAGCCGGGTCAGCCGGCCCAGCCGCCTGCACAGGGCGGGACCTCCGGCCGGCCGGTTCAGGGCGATCCCCAAGGACCGGTCCCGCCCGGCGGTTACGGCTACGGCTACCCCGGGCAACAGCCGCCGCAGGCGCCGCCGGCCTCTCAGCAGTAGGGCGTCAGCGGTTCAGACCAATGAGGGCCCGCACCGTGCTCGGCGGTGCGGGCCCTTCGGCGTTCACGCAGCCAACAAGGGTTTTGACGCGGTGTCACGGCATCGTTGACTCGTCTGGACCACGCTGATAGACCTCGCATCACCAGTTGGCGCCCAGAAGATCCACGTGCCTCCTCCATGCGAGTTACGACACGAGGTCAACGTCCCATGATCACAACGGCTCCGCACCGCTCCTCCCGCCCGAACCGCCCCTTCCACTCGCGGACGGGCCGTCGCCCGCGTCGCCTGCTGCGGCTGCTGCTCGCCTCCGGTATCGCGGCCTCCGCGCTCTCCGCCGTACCACCGCAGACACCGGCGCAGGCCCAGGCCCAGCCCCGGGCAGCGCGTGCCGCGCACGGCACCGGGCAGCTCACGGAAGGCCGGACGAGCCAGGTCGGCACCGGCACGAAACAGGACGACGGCAAGAGCGACGACAAGGAAGGGGCGGACAACGTCCTGACCGTGGCCGTCTCGCAGAGCGTCGACTCCCTCAGCCCGTTTCTCGCGCAGCGACTCGTCTCCACCAGCGTCCACCGGCTGATCTACGAGTACCTGACGAACTACGACCCCGGTGACGCGCGCCCGGTACCCGGTCTGGCCACCGCCTGGAGCCCGTCCCCGGACAAGCTGACGTGGACGTACACGATCCGCGGGGACTCCACCTGGTCCGACGGCAGGCCCGCCACCGCCGAGGACGCGGCCTGGACCTTCAACAAGATGATGAAGGACCCGAACGCCGCGACCGCCAACGGCAGTTTCACGGCCAACTTCGCCGAGGTCACGGCCCCGGACCCCACGACGCTCGTCATCCGGCTCAAGAAGCCCCAGGCCAACATGACGGCGCTGGACGTCCCGATCGTGCCGAAGCACATCTGGGAGAAGGTCGGCGACTTCTCGACGTTCAACAACGACACGGCGTTCCCGATCGTGGGCAACGGGCCGTTCGTCCTGACCGACTTCAAGGTCGACCAGTACATCCGGCTGAAGCCCAACAAGGACTTCTGGCGCGGTGCACCGAAGTTCGACGAGCTCGTCTTCCGGTACTACAAGGACGGTGACGCCGCGGTCGCCGCGCTGCGCAAGGGGGAGGTGTCCTTCGTCCCCAATCTCACCCCGGCACAGGCCGCCTCCCTGGAGGACGCCGAGAACATCAAGGTCAACGACGCACCGGGGCGTCGATTCTTCGCGCTGGCCGCCAACCCCGGCGCACGGGCGAAGAACGGCGGCCGGTTCGGCAGCGGGCACCCCGCGCTGCTCGATCCGGTCGTGCGCAAGGCCCTGTTCCACGCCGTCGACCGGCGGGCCATCGTCGAGAAGGTGTTCCAGGGTCATGCCGTGGAGGGCGAAGGATACATCCCGCCCCGTTTCGCCCGGTACTTCTGGAGGCCGGACGCCTCCCAGCGGATCGCGCACGACCCGGCGAAGGCCGCCGCCCTGCTCGACGCGGCCGGTTACCGGAAGAACGGCAGCGGCAAGCGGACGGGCAAGGACGGCCGGCCGCTGGACTTCCGCATCCTGTGCCACGCCACCGACCCCAACGACAAGGCGGTCGGCAAGTACCTCCAGGAGTGGTGGGGGGACCTCGGCATCGGGCTGAAGGTCGACTGCCGCGACAACGTGTCCGACCCGTGGCTCAAGGGTGACTACGACCTGGCGTTCGACGGCTGGTCGGTGAATCCCGACCCGGACTTCGTCCTGTCCATCCACACCTGCTCGGCCCTGCCCGCGACCCCCGGGGACACCGGCGCCACGGACAACTTCATCTGCGACGAGCGGTTCGACCAGCTGTACGCACAGCAGGCGGTGGAGTACGACACGGCCAGGCGCGGCGACCTGGTCCGGCAGATGCAGTCCCGGCTGTACGACACCGGCCTCATGAACGTCATGGTGTACCCGAACGCGCTCGAGGCCTATCGCACCGACCAGATCAAGTCCATCACGACGATGCCCGAGGCCGCGGGCAACCTGTACGGGCAGGACGGCTACTGGAGCTGGTGGTCCGCCGAGCCCGCCGCCGCGGGCCGGGCGGCCTCGGGCGGCGGCGGCTCGTCCGCCGCCGTCGCGATCGGCATCGGGATCTCGGTCGTCCTGGTCATAGCGGTCGGCGTCCTCACCAGTCGGCGCCGCCGTGCCACCGCCGACGACCGCGAGTAGCCCGATGAGCAGCACCACGAGCTCCTCCGGCTCCTCCCCCGACGCCCCGGACGCCCCGGACGCCCCGGCGGGTGCCGCCCCACCGGGCACCTCCGGGGTCGAGATGAAGGTCGTGGCGCCGTCGCCCGGTTCCCCCGGCGGCCGCGGCGCCCGGACGTCCGGCGCGAAGGCGGCCGCCTATCCGGCGTACCTCGCCGGCAAACTCTGTGGCGCGGTCGTGTCGCTGTTCGCCGTCCTCGTGACCAGCTTTTTCCTCTTCCGGATCGTCCCCGGTGACCCGGTCAAGGCGATGACGCACGGCATGCCGACCAGTGCCGAGCAACTGGAGACGCTGAGGCGGCAGTTCGGGCTCGACCTGCCCCTGTGGCGGCAGTTCACCGAGTACTGCGCCGGCGCGCTGACGGGCGACCTCGGCATGTCGTACCAGTTCCGTGCGCCGGTCGGGGAGCTCATCGCCCAGAAGCTCCCGGCGACGCTGCTGCTCACCGGTGTGGCGGTGGTCATCTACTCGGCGCTCGGGCTGTGGCTCGGTACGCGCTCGGCGTGGCGGCACGGCGGTCTCGGTGACCGGCTGAACACGGGCGTGGCGCTGACGTTGTGGTCGGTGCCGTCGTTCTGGCTCGGGCTGTTGCTGATCATCACCTTCTCGGTGGGGATCGGACCGGTGCCGGGCGTGTTCCCGACCGGCGGGATGGAATCGGGTGGCACGTCCGGTGTCGCGTACGTGCTCGACGTCGCGCACCACATGGTGCTGCCGGTGCTGACGCTGGTGGCCGTCGGTTACGCGCAGACGCTGCTGGTGATGCGGTCCTCGCTGCTCGACGAGATGGGCGGCGACTATCTGACGACGGCCCGGGCCAAGGGGTTGCGGGACGACGACGTGCGGCGACGGCACGCGGTTCCCAACGCCCTGCTGCCGACGGTGACGATGGTGTTCATCAACCTCGGACATGTGGCGGCCGGGTCGATCCTCGTCGAGACGGTCTTCTCCTGGCCCGGGCTCGGCGGGCTGTTCTACCAGGCGCTCAGCGTCCCCGATCTACCTCTGGTGCAGGGGCTGTTCGTGGTCTTCGCGGGGGCGATGATCCTGATGAACCTGCTCGCCGACCTGCTCTATCCGCTGCTCGACCCGAGGGTGGGCCGATGACGAGGTCACTGCACTGGGCGCGCCGACGCGCCTCGGTCGCGCGCTTCTGGCACCGGTACCGCACCCACCGGGCCGGGGTCGTGGGCCTCGCCGGTCTGGCACTGCTCGCCCTGATCGCCGTCGCCGCGCCGCTGCTGGTCGGCACCGACGTCCAGAGCGTCACCCACGCACCCGGCAGGGCACTGGAGTCGCCGAGCGGCGCCTTCCCCCTCGGGACGGACCGGTTCGGGCGCTCGCTGCTCGGGCTGCTCGTCTGGGGCGCCCGTATCTCGCTCACCGTGGGCCTGCTCGCCGCCGTGCTGTCGGTGGCCATCGGTACGCTCGTGGGCATCGTCGCCGGGCACTACGGCGGCTGGTTCTCCACGGTCGTCATGAGGATCACCGACTGGTTCCTCGTGATGCCGACCCTGGTCCTGGCGATCGTGCTGGCCACGGTGCTGTCGCGGAGCGTGTGGACGGTGATCCTGGCCATCGGGGTCACGACCTGGCCGACGACGGCGCGGCTGGTGCGCGCACAGACGATCGCGGTCGAGTCGCGGCCGTACATCGAGCGCGCGAGAGCCCTGGGCGGGGGCCACCGGCACATCATGACCCGCCATGTGCTGCCCAACGTGATGCCTCTGGTGCTGGCCCAGACGACGCTCGGCATCTCCACCGCCATCCTCACCGAGGCGACGCTGGCGTTCCTCGGGCTCGGCGACCCGTCGGTGGTGTCATGGGGCGGCATGCTCCAGGACGCCCGGGAGGCGGGCGCGGTGTCGTCGGGCCACTGGTGGTACCTCGCACCGCCCGGGATCGCCGTCGCGCTGGTGGCGCTGGCGTTCACCCTGTGCGGGCGGGCCGTCGAGTCCGTCCTCAACCCCAGGCTGGGGGTGGCCCGTTGAGTCTGCTGGAGATCAGGGACCTGCGGGTGACCTACGGGTCCGGGGCGTCCGCCGTCCCGGCCGTGCGCGGGGTCGACCTCAAGCTCGCCGCCGGGCGGAAGCTGGGGGTGGCGGGCGAGTCGGGCTGCGGGAAGTCGACGCTGGCCCTGGCGCTGCTGCGGCTGCTGCCGGGATCGGCCCGGCTGTCCGGCGAGATCCTGCTGGACGGCGAGGACGTGCTCACCATGAAGTGGGGCCGGCTGCGGGCGGTGCGGTGGGCGGGGGCGTCCGTCGTCTTCCAGGGGGCCATGCACTCGCTGAACGCGGTGCACCGCGTCGGGGACCAGATCGCGGAGCCGGTGCTCCTGCACGGCCGTGCGACGAACGGGGCCGCGCGTCGGCGGGTCGGTGAACTGCTGGAGCAGGTGGGGCTGCCGGCCTCGCGCGCGTCGGCGTACCCGCACGAACTGTCCGGCGGGCAACGGCAGCGCGTGATGATCGCGATGGCACTGGCCTGCGACCCCCGACTGCTGGTCGCCGACGAGCCGACGACCGCGCTGGACGTGATGGTCCAGGCACAGATCCTCCGGCTGGTCGAACAGCTCGTGTCCGGGAAGGACATCGGATTGCTGATGATCAGTCACGATCTCGCGGTGCTGGCCGGCACCTGCGACCGCCTCGCCGTGATGTACGCGGGCCGGGTGGTGGAGGAGGGCCCGGCCCGCGCCGTGTACGACGCGGCGGAGCACCCCTACGGCCGGGCGCTGTCATCGGCGTTCCCGCGCATCGGGGATCCCGCGTCGCGCCGGGCCCCGCGCGGGCTGCCGGGCGACCCGCCCGACCCGTCGGCGCTGCCGGGGGGCTGTACGTTCCATCCGCGCTGCCCCGTGGCCCTGGAGGTGTGCGGCCGGGACGAGCAGGAGCTGCGCGAGGCCGGTCCGGACAGGCTCGCGGCCTGTGTGCGCGTCGGTGTGCGGGAGGAAGCATGAGCGCTGTCGACGAGACCGGCACGGACCGGAGGGGGGTGTCCCCCGACACCGCAGCCGTCCCGCTGCTGTCGGCCTCCGGTGTCCGGGTGTCCTTCCCCGGCCGGCGCGGAGCCGCTGCGGCGCGCGCCGTCGACGGGGTCGATCTGGACGTCGGCGCCGGGGAGATCGTCGCGCTGGTCGGCGAGTCCGGCTGCGGCAAGACGTCCCTGGCGCGGACGCTGCTCGGTCTCGTACGGCCGGAGACGGGGCGGGTGTCCTTCGGCGGTGCGCCGCTCACCCATGACTCCCGGGCGCTGAAGGCGTACCGCAAGCGGGTGCAGCTGGTGCTGCAGGACCCGAGCGGATCGCTCAACCCCCGGCACACCGTGTACGAGGCGGTGGCGGAGGGGCTGCGGATCCACGGGTACGACGGCGACGAGCGGGAGGCCGTCGCGGAGGCGCTCGCGCGCGCGGGTCTGCGGCCGCCGGAGCGGTTCTTCCTGCGCTATCCGCACGAGCTGTCCGGGGGCCAGCGCCAGCGTGTGGTGATCGCGGGCGCGCTGGCCCTTCGGCCCGAACTCATCGTGGCCGACGAGCCGGTGGCCTCCCTGGACGCCTCGGTACGCGGCGAGATCCTGGCGCTGCTCCTGCGTCTGCGCGATGAACTGGGCCTCTCCGCACTGGTGGTGACCCATGACCTGGGCCTGGCCTGGAACGTCGCGGACCGGGTCGCGGTGATGTATCTGGGGCGCATCGTGGAGACGGGAACGGTGGAAGACGTATTGACACGGCCTCAGCATCCCTACACACAGGCGATGTTGTCGGTGCTTCCGGAGTCGGCGGTGGCGCCGGTGGTCCTCTCCGGCGAACCGCCGGACCCGTCCCGCGTACCGCCCGGTTGCCGCTTCCACCCCCGCTGCCAGGTCCTCGCCTCGGGAGCGGCCGACGCCGCCGGTGTCGCGGACCGGTGCCGTACGGAGGATCTGCCGGTCCTCGCCGGGGACTCGACGGCTGCGGTGGCCTGCCACTGGGCGGTCTCGGCCGGCGCGGCTCCCCGGGGCGGCCTCGACGGTGGCAGGGCGGACCCGGCGGGGGCGTGAGGCGCCGGCGAACGGGTCCGCACCGCCCGATGACCGGTCCGAACGGACCGACGGGCGGGCACGGGGCGAGATGACACCTGGCCCGCTCGCGCCCTGGCTCCCGGGCGCGGGGCCGTGGCACCCTACGCGTCGTACTCCGCGGTCAGTTCGCGCGCGCGCTTCACATCGGCGGCGATGGCGTCGAGAAGGGCCTCGACGGACTCGAACTTCGCCATGCCGCGTACATAGGCGAGGAAGTCGACGGCCACGTGGAGCCCGTACAGGTCGAGGCCGACGCGGTCGATCGCGTAGGCCTCGACGGTCCGCTCGGTGCCGTCGAACTGCGGGTTGGTGCCCACGGAGATAGCGGCGGGCATCCGCTCGCCGCCGGCGGTGAGCCAGCCCGCGTAGACACCGTCCGCGGGGATCGCGGTGTGCGGCAGCGTCTCCACGTTGGCCGTCGGATAGCCGAGCTCACGGCCGCGCTGGGCGCCGCGGACGACGACGCCCTCCACCCGGTGCGGACGGCCCAGGATCTCCGCCGCCCCCTCGACGTCGCCCTCGGCGATCAGCCGCCGGGTCAGCGTCGACGAGAAGGGCTCGCCGCCGCCGGCCTCGCCCCGCACGAACAGGTCGACCACCTCGACCTCGTAGTCGTAGGTGCGGCCGAGTTCGGCCAGGAAGTCGACGTTGCCGGCCGCCTTGTGGCCGAAGCGGAAGTTGGGTCCCTCGATGACCGCGCGGGCGCGGAGTTTGTCCACGAGCACCTTCACGATGAAGTCGGCGGGCGACAGCTTCGAGAACTCGGCGGTGAACGGCAGGATCAGCACCGCGTCCACACCCAGCTCCGCCATCAGCTCGGCACGCCGGTGGTGCGGAGCGAGCAGCGGCGGGTGGCTGCCGGGGCGGACGACCTCGCTCGGGTGCGGGTCGAACGTGACCACGACCGACGGCACGCCCAGCTCGCGGGCCCGCTCCACGGCCCGCCCGATGATCAGCTGGTGGCCGCGGTGCACGCCGTCGTAGGAACCGATGGTGACGACGCTGCGCCCCCAGTCCTGGGGGATGTCCTCCAAGCCACGCCAGCGCTGCACTGTGACCGCTCCTCGCCCGAACCCGAATCATCGAACCTGTGTACGCAAGGATGACTTCTTACGCAGGTCTAAGACTGCCATGCCCGCGGAGCGCCGTCGGCATCGGCACCTGGCTGCTCAACGCCTCCAGCGTCCGGCGTGTGCTGGGTCCGATCACCACCGCCCACTCCTGCGGCGCCGCGGCCTGCCACGTCACCACCTCGGTGGCGAATCCGGGCACCTGGCGGGCCAGCTCGACCAGTCGGCGGTCGAAGCGGTTCGCGCCCTCCGGAGTGCGCACGAGGAGGAGGCCGACACGATGGACCAGTTCGCGGACACGGGGACCCGCCGGCCGCCTTCCCGGCGCGCACACGGCTGCCTGGAGCAGGGTGTCCAGGACCTCCGGGTCCCCGCCCGCGTACCGCTCGTGCTCCAGGA is a window encoding:
- a CDS encoding ABC transporter substrate-binding protein, encoding MITTAPHRSSRPNRPFHSRTGRRPRRLLRLLLASGIAASALSAVPPQTPAQAQAQPRAARAAHGTGQLTEGRTSQVGTGTKQDDGKSDDKEGADNVLTVAVSQSVDSLSPFLAQRLVSTSVHRLIYEYLTNYDPGDARPVPGLATAWSPSPDKLTWTYTIRGDSTWSDGRPATAEDAAWTFNKMMKDPNAATANGSFTANFAEVTAPDPTTLVIRLKKPQANMTALDVPIVPKHIWEKVGDFSTFNNDTAFPIVGNGPFVLTDFKVDQYIRLKPNKDFWRGAPKFDELVFRYYKDGDAAVAALRKGEVSFVPNLTPAQAASLEDAENIKVNDAPGRRFFALAANPGARAKNGGRFGSGHPALLDPVVRKALFHAVDRRAIVEKVFQGHAVEGEGYIPPRFARYFWRPDASQRIAHDPAKAAALLDAAGYRKNGSGKRTGKDGRPLDFRILCHATDPNDKAVGKYLQEWWGDLGIGLKVDCRDNVSDPWLKGDYDLAFDGWSVNPDPDFVLSIHTCSALPATPGDTGATDNFICDERFDQLYAQQAVEYDTARRGDLVRQMQSRLYDTGLMNVMVYPNALEAYRTDQIKSITTMPEAAGNLYGQDGYWSWWSAEPAAAGRAASGGGGSSAAVAIGIGISVVLVIAVGVLTSRRRRATADDRE
- a CDS encoding SCO5717 family growth-regulating ATPase; translated protein: MNGDRDEIREGWNTPVDDQSDAEPSEMTGEFTIDYTPPAWYTQNASGNTAGGSPAQGATPPPPSGAPVAVPGLPPGSGFEPNWPPVAPAPAHHQPPAPSAGPAHHQAPAPPHEPAPTPTPAPAQGPVRDPAHATGDAPGDPAPADASAVPGDAAAQPFGGGDVESGATMRFSPAALKREIAEREAAAASADQEAAGAADGAPSPASEAAGRYDDSVVAEGEAPGGRADASGSADNGGSTAAGAQAAEVGSPAGPRSDDGGAPQADPAAEDGDAQAAHGEREAGESAGGEPDAERSDTAHDRRPADAAPADATPADTVPADNAPGDAAPQGAVHDEAAAPQDALPVVTPQDAPPAPAAAQPWAPAPDAAQGAGGGLPPLPPAFPPAAPPAAPQWPVQPQSADRPAAAASQDPSPVRPEPPSPTAGAPGQPGYGFPPPGVQDRNPVTPQTGYGFPQQAHQQPRQGAQNPNPAAPQTGYGFPQPANGPLPQAQQSGAPLPPAAPGPDARPPQAGYGFPQGARQAGVPAPLPHQAPQGGQPPHLPVPAAPPLPAQQSPEQQGQGPGQPHPHGQIQQPPAGPVDPRTGAAWPQPVAHDQRERAVPGAPLGYTAAVELSSDRLLRNTKPKAKSSRHPSASARFRIGGKKEEAERQRKLDLIRTPVLSCYRIAVISLKGGVGKTTTTTALGSTLATERQDKILAIDANPDAGTLGRRVRRETGATIRDLVQAIPYLNSYMDIRRFTSQAPSGLEIIANDVDPAVSTTFNDEDYRRAIDVLGKQYPIILTDSGTGLLYSAMRGVLDLADQLIIISTPSVDGASSASTTLDWLSAHGYAELVQRSITVISGVRETGKMIKVEDIVQHFETRCRGVVVVPFDEHLSAGAEVDLDMMRPKTREAYFNLSAMVAEDFARAQQAQGLWTSAGQGHQPPHMAPPMPNQPYGGPPQPGLPYAPDPQQPQHAGQPPQHPGQPPQPGGPQHPGRPPRGGHSPQFSGQPPQGGQPPFGGQAPHGGQPPYGGPMQGGQQPWQQTPPPQAHPVPNPAGPPQAQPGAFPAQPPQPAQPGQPAQPPAQGGTSGRPVQGDPQGPVPPGGYGYGYPGQQPPQAPPASQQ
- a CDS encoding ABC transporter ATP-binding protein; its protein translation is MSAVDETGTDRRGVSPDTAAVPLLSASGVRVSFPGRRGAAAARAVDGVDLDVGAGEIVALVGESGCGKTSLARTLLGLVRPETGRVSFGGAPLTHDSRALKAYRKRVQLVLQDPSGSLNPRHTVYEAVAEGLRIHGYDGDEREAVAEALARAGLRPPERFFLRYPHELSGGQRQRVVIAGALALRPELIVADEPVASLDASVRGEILALLLRLRDELGLSALVVTHDLGLAWNVADRVAVMYLGRIVETGTVEDVLTRPQHPYTQAMLSVLPESAVAPVVLSGEPPDPSRVPPGCRFHPRCQVLASGAADAAGVADRCRTEDLPVLAGDSTAAVACHWAVSAGAAPRGGLDGGRADPAGA
- a CDS encoding ABC transporter permease, translating into MTRSLHWARRRASVARFWHRYRTHRAGVVGLAGLALLALIAVAAPLLVGTDVQSVTHAPGRALESPSGAFPLGTDRFGRSLLGLLVWGARISLTVGLLAAVLSVAIGTLVGIVAGHYGGWFSTVVMRITDWFLVMPTLVLAIVLATVLSRSVWTVILAIGVTTWPTTARLVRAQTIAVESRPYIERARALGGGHRHIMTRHVLPNVMPLVLAQTTLGISTAILTEATLAFLGLGDPSVVSWGGMLQDAREAGAVSSGHWWYLAPPGIAVALVALAFTLCGRAVESVLNPRLGVAR
- a CDS encoding bifunctional riboflavin kinase/FAD synthetase, translated to MQRWRGLEDIPQDWGRSVVTIGSYDGVHRGHQLIIGRAVERARELGVPSVVVTFDPHPSEVVRPGSHPPLLAPHHRRAELMAELGVDAVLILPFTAEFSKLSPADFIVKVLVDKLRARAVIEGPNFRFGHKAAGNVDFLAELGRTYDYEVEVVDLFVRGEAGGGEPFSSTLTRRLIAEGDVEGAAEILGRPHRVEGVVVRGAQRGRELGYPTANVETLPHTAIPADGVYAGWLTAGGERMPAAISVGTNPQFDGTERTVEAYAIDRVGLDLYGLHVAVDFLAYVRGMAKFESVEALLDAIAADVKRARELTAEYDA
- a CDS encoding ABC transporter permease, which gives rise to MKVVAPSPGSPGGRGARTSGAKAAAYPAYLAGKLCGAVVSLFAVLVTSFFLFRIVPGDPVKAMTHGMPTSAEQLETLRRQFGLDLPLWRQFTEYCAGALTGDLGMSYQFRAPVGELIAQKLPATLLLTGVAVVIYSALGLWLGTRSAWRHGGLGDRLNTGVALTLWSVPSFWLGLLLIITFSVGIGPVPGVFPTGGMESGGTSGVAYVLDVAHHMVLPVLTLVAVGYAQTLLVMRSSLLDEMGGDYLTTARAKGLRDDDVRRRHAVPNALLPTVTMVFINLGHVAAGSILVETVFSWPGLGGLFYQALSVPDLPLVQGLFVVFAGAMILMNLLADLLYPLLDPRVGR
- a CDS encoding ABC transporter ATP-binding protein, with amino-acid sequence MSLLEIRDLRVTYGSGASAVPAVRGVDLKLAAGRKLGVAGESGCGKSTLALALLRLLPGSARLSGEILLDGEDVLTMKWGRLRAVRWAGASVVFQGAMHSLNAVHRVGDQIAEPVLLHGRATNGAARRRVGELLEQVGLPASRASAYPHELSGGQRQRVMIAMALACDPRLLVADEPTTALDVMVQAQILRLVEQLVSGKDIGLLMISHDLAVLAGTCDRLAVMYAGRVVEEGPARAVYDAAEHPYGRALSSAFPRIGDPASRRAPRGLPGDPPDPSALPGGCTFHPRCPVALEVCGRDEQELREAGPDRLAACVRVGVREEA